A genomic segment from Candidatus Neomarinimicrobiota bacterium encodes:
- the ftsZ gene encoding cell division protein FtsZ, which translates to MLFEFDSLKEQKARIRVIGVGGAGSNAIDRMVDSELSGVEFIAVNTDAQALDHSKADVKIQIGKAITKGLGAGAKLHVGEAAAEEDGQAIAASLDGSDLVFITAGMGGGTGTGAAPVVARIAKEIGALTIGIITTPFRFEGPPRAKRSKEGVEKLREFVDTLIVIPNQRLLSIVDKSTSMIDAFLEADSVLHQATRGISDLINVHGLINLDYADVKTVMEGMGDAIMGTGIASGEERAILAAQTAISSPLLDDTNIQGAQGLLINITGGSGMTLAEVDEASNLIYEEVGDQANIILGAVIDEIMGDEIRVTVIATGFNHDSDLRFDQNETQPARAYHPRTPIAQAASTPEIKIETPIVDFNEPVTAARLDAANEREHLESPAFQRLEEKTKEDVIMHFSDDLSVPAYIRRHDTMNL; encoded by the coding sequence ATGTTATTTGAATTTGATAGTTTAAAAGAACAGAAAGCTCGTATTCGGGTTATCGGTGTTGGTGGTGCAGGTAGCAATGCCATCGATCGAATGGTTGATTCCGAACTGTCAGGTGTAGAATTTATCGCAGTGAACACTGACGCTCAAGCACTTGATCATAGCAAGGCTGATGTAAAGATCCAGATCGGAAAAGCCATCACCAAGGGTCTTGGTGCCGGTGCTAAACTGCATGTTGGCGAAGCTGCTGCTGAAGAAGATGGCCAGGCTATCGCAGCTTCACTGGACGGATCAGACCTGGTATTTATCACTGCTGGCATGGGTGGTGGAACGGGTACTGGCGCAGCTCCTGTGGTAGCCCGGATCGCCAAGGAGATCGGAGCTTTGACCATTGGTATTATCACAACACCTTTTCGCTTTGAAGGTCCACCCCGAGCTAAACGCAGCAAAGAAGGCGTGGAAAAGCTACGTGAATTCGTTGATACTTTGATCGTCATTCCCAACCAGCGTCTGTTATCCATTGTGGATAAGAGCACCAGCATGATCGATGCATTCCTGGAAGCTGACTCAGTCCTGCACCAAGCCACTAGAGGCATCTCTGACCTGATCAATGTGCATGGTCTGATCAATCTTGATTATGCGGATGTAAAGACGGTCATGGAAGGGATGGGAGACGCCATCATGGGTACCGGTATAGCTTCTGGTGAGGAACGTGCTATACTGGCCGCTCAAACTGCAATTTCATCACCTCTATTGGATGACACCAACATACAGGGAGCACAGGGATTACTGATCAATATCACAGGTGGATCCGGCATGACCCTGGCTGAAGTTGACGAAGCCTCAAATCTGATCTACGAAGAGGTTGGAGATCAGGCCAATATCATTTTGGGAGCTGTAATTGATGAAATAATGGGTGATGAAATCAGGGTAACGGTGATTGCCACTGGCTTCAATCATGACAGTGATCTGCGTTTTGATCAGAATGAGACTCAACCGGCTCGGGCTTATCATCCTAGAACACCCATCGCCCAAGCAGCTTCAACACCTGAGATCAAGATCGAAACTCCCATCGTTGATTTCAATGAACCTGTTACCGCAGCTCGTCTGGATGCTGCTAATGAACGCGAACATCTTGAGAGTCCGGCTTTCCAGCGTCTGGAAGAAAAAACGAAAGAGGATGTGATCATGCACTTCAGTGATGACCTCTCAGTTCCAGCATATATCCGTCGTCATGATACGATGAATTTGTAA
- the ftsA gene encoding cell division protein FtsA: MNSRGIYIGLDIGTSKVCAIAAEPDHEDTLKIVGLSSSPSSGLRRGTIVDIEATSTAIRKALDEIETSAGIKAEYVTVGIAGEHIYSLNATGVIGIADLSRRRGEKELEITEEDVDRVIESAKAVGLPNGRRIIHVIPQQYSVDDETGLRNPVGMTGRRLEAQVHLVTSATASTKNIISVVRNAGCQVKDFVLEPIASAQSVLTEEEQQIGVGLIDIGAGTADAIVMSKFGVEHTVSLPFGGNQVTSDIAGILRITEEQADELKLKFGHCFTEHTEVDKVFDIKGVGGRQDRNINESEFSMYIEARMDEILQMVKTNLKENGMLKHLNSGLVFTGGGSKIPGLEALAKRVFEMPIRLGSPIGFTDTTEMVESPEYATATGLIAYAAKFQSEDARQLDRGAPARFIHKIANFFQNNF, from the coding sequence ATGAACAGCCGCGGAATATACATTGGGTTAGATATCGGAACTTCGAAAGTTTGTGCCATCGCAGCCGAACCAGACCATGAGGATACCCTCAAGATAGTCGGGCTAAGCAGTTCTCCCTCATCGGGTTTGCGTCGAGGGACTATTGTAGATATTGAAGCAACTTCGACAGCCATTCGTAAGGCTCTGGATGAGATCGAAACCAGCGCCGGGATCAAGGCTGAATATGTAACGGTTGGAATTGCCGGTGAGCACATTTACAGCCTGAACGCCACAGGTGTGATCGGTATCGCAGATCTATCCAGACGCAGGGGAGAAAAAGAACTGGAGATCACCGAAGAAGATGTTGATCGGGTCATCGAATCTGCTAAAGCCGTTGGTTTGCCAAACGGTCGGCGCATCATTCATGTGATCCCACAGCAGTATTCAGTCGATGATGAGACCGGTCTGCGTAATCCGGTAGGCATGACCGGTCGCCGTCTGGAAGCTCAGGTTCATCTGGTCACCTCTGCTACGGCCAGCACCAAAAATATTATTTCTGTTGTCCGTAATGCCGGTTGCCAGGTAAAAGATTTTGTGTTGGAGCCAATTGCTTCAGCCCAATCCGTGCTTACGGAAGAGGAACAGCAGATCGGTGTGGGATTAATCGATATTGGAGCCGGTACGGCAGATGCCATTGTCATGTCCAAATTCGGTGTAGAACATACTGTTTCTCTGCCCTTTGGCGGAAATCAGGTAACCTCTGATATTGCCGGCATTCTACGTATCACTGAGGAGCAAGCTGATGAATTGAAGCTCAAATTCGGACACTGTTTCACCGAGCATACCGAAGTGGACAAAGTCTTTGATATAAAGGGTGTGGGTGGACGACAAGACCGCAATATCAATGAATCAGAATTTTCCATGTACATCGAGGCCCGCATGGATGAGATCCTGCAGATGGTCAAGACCAATCTCAAAGAGAACGGTATGTTGAAGCACTTGAATTCAGGCCTGGTTTTCACGGGTGGCGGATCCAAGATCCCCGGTCTTGAGGCCCTGGCAAAACGAGTTTTTGAAATGCCTATTCGTCTGGGCAGCCCCATTGGATTCACAGACACAACAGAAATGGTCGAGAGTCCGGAATATGCAACAGCCACCGGTTTGATCGCTTATGCTGCCAAGTTTCAATCTGAGGATGCCAGACAACTTGACCGGGGTGCCCCGGCTCGATTCATTCATAAGATAGCCAATTTTTTTCAAAATAATTTTTAA
- a CDS encoding FtsQ-type POTRA domain-containing protein: protein MTRASLYSIPPLSWAFSAILLISVILLGSLSLSYANLIRSNDVEIINLYGQRTMSPERVKNLTEIYLGKALHELDLMAIQNSFLEYPLIRNAKATRHFPNTLDVYLYDVLPVAYIAIQSIMTLDDKATLLPLPDKGMLYNLPIITGVSTDLRSAEIGDLIPDETVQMLVNFLKIIRRNHQHIYLDISEISYDRRGIKLISATHSTTVLLGNEDDAIDNSTILSTFVADESDSGIISPYQYIDLRFKRQVIVKERNSR, encoded by the coding sequence ATGACCCGAGCATCCCTCTACAGCATTCCACCTTTGAGCTGGGCATTTTCAGCTATTCTGCTTATCAGTGTGATCTTGCTGGGTTCTCTAAGCCTGAGCTACGCCAATCTCATACGATCAAATGATGTGGAGATCATTAATCTTTACGGTCAGCGCACCATGAGTCCGGAGCGTGTTAAAAACCTGACTGAGATCTATCTCGGAAAAGCGCTACATGAGCTTGATCTGATGGCTATTCAAAACAGTTTCCTGGAATATCCTCTGATCCGCAATGCCAAAGCCACCCGACACTTCCCCAACACTTTGGATGTTTACCTCTATGATGTATTGCCTGTAGCCTACATTGCTATTCAAAGCATTATGACCCTGGATGACAAGGCAACTCTGCTGCCCCTGCCAGACAAGGGTATGCTCTATAATCTACCAATCATAACCGGGGTCAGCACAGATTTAAGATCTGCGGAAATCGGTGATCTTATCCCTGACGAAACGGTTCAAATGCTGGTAAATTTCTTAAAGATCATCCGCAGAAATCATCAACATATTTATCTGGATATTTCAGAAATATCCTATGATCGTCGGGGAATAAAACTGATCTCAGCCACCCATAGCACCACCGTTTTATTGGGAAATGAAGATGATGCCATCGATAACAGCACCATCCTGTCAACATTTGTAGCAGACGAATCAGATTCAGGGATCATCAGTCCCTATCAGTATATAGATCTACGCTTTAAGCGTCAGGTCATCGTAAAGGAGCGAAATTCACGATGA
- the murC gene encoding UDP-N-acetylmuramate--L-alanine ligase — MLSSAQHIHFVGIGGIGMSALALLLKQQGKTVSGSDQLDSKLLNSLRAAGIEVFIGHKAEQAQSADLVVYSSAVNPDNPERNYAETHAIPELRRADLLGQIAAGYKHTLAIAGTHGKTTTTGMCGQILVTAELDPSILVGGILPNLNSNLRLGAHTHIVVEADEYDRSFLALNPDRIIVTTLEADHLDIYSDLQDVRDTFLEFISKLTNDGILILQGDDEELIRLAHLSPYPLVSYGLSEKPDYRAVDLHLDELNSRFTVMYNGKYLGIITLNMPGEHNVMNALGACALTHQMGVDFNHIKAGLETFRGVERRFELKGSLNGVQFIDDYAHHPSELEATLKAARSGWPEARVIAVFQPHLYSRTRDFAAEFASALEQADIALVTDIYPARELPIAGVSSALILDEANGSLDYQPDIADVHAYLEPILRSGDLVITMGAGDIWKLHELFLGERN, encoded by the coding sequence GTGCTTAGTTCAGCCCAACATATCCACTTTGTGGGCATTGGCGGAATCGGAATGAGTGCCCTGGCATTGCTGCTAAAGCAACAGGGGAAAACCGTTTCAGGCTCTGATCAGTTAGACAGCAAGCTGCTGAATTCGCTAAGAGCCGCCGGAATCGAAGTATTTATTGGCCACAAAGCTGAACAGGCCCAGTCCGCAGATCTGGTAGTATACTCCAGTGCGGTAAACCCTGACAATCCAGAGCGCAACTACGCTGAGACGCATGCTATTCCAGAACTCAGACGAGCTGATCTATTGGGGCAAATAGCAGCCGGCTATAAGCACACTCTGGCCATTGCTGGTACCCACGGGAAAACCACAACCACAGGGATGTGTGGACAAATTCTTGTCACTGCTGAACTGGATCCCAGCATTCTGGTGGGCGGCATCCTGCCTAACCTGAATTCAAACCTGCGTCTGGGTGCTCATACCCATATAGTTGTTGAAGCCGACGAATATGATCGGTCCTTTTTAGCTTTAAATCCAGACCGGATCATCGTGACCACGCTTGAAGCCGATCATCTTGACATTTATTCCGACTTGCAGGATGTGCGGGATACTTTTCTCGAGTTTATCTCCAAATTAACAAATGATGGCATCCTGATACTTCAGGGTGATGACGAGGAACTGATCCGTCTGGCTCATTTAAGTCCCTATCCCCTGGTGAGTTACGGGCTAAGTGAGAAACCGGATTATCGGGCTGTTGATCTCCATCTGGATGAATTAAATAGCCGGTTTACAGTCATGTACAATGGCAAATATCTGGGAATCATCACCCTGAACATGCCGGGTGAGCACAATGTGATGAATGCATTGGGTGCTTGTGCCCTGACCCATCAAATGGGGGTTGATTTTAATCATATCAAAGCTGGCCTGGAAACTTTCCGGGGTGTTGAACGACGCTTCGAATTAAAAGGAAGTTTGAATGGCGTGCAATTCATTGATGATTATGCCCATCATCCTTCTGAGCTGGAAGCTACGCTCAAAGCGGCCCGTTCCGGCTGGCCCGAAGCTCGGGTTATCGCTGTTTTTCAGCCACATCTCTATTCGCGAACCCGCGATTTTGCAGCAGAATTTGCAAGCGCTCTTGAACAGGCGGATATTGCTCTTGTCACTGATATTTATCCGGCAAGAGAACTCCCCATAGCAGGTGTGAGTTCTGCACTGATCCTGGATGAAGCCAATGGTTCTCTTGACTACCAACCAGACATAGCTGATGTTCATGCTTATCTCGAACCGATCTTGCGCAGTGGTGATCTGGTCATCACCATGGGTGCCGGAGATATTTGGAAATTGCACGAGTTGTTTCTGGGGGAGCGCAACTAG
- the murG gene encoding undecaprenyldiphospho-muramoylpentapeptide beta-N-acetylglucosaminyltransferase → MNSKSNDNRMRVVLAGGGTGGHIIPALAIAEELDRCVTDQSAFSGVDLLFFGSDYGMENQLIPEAGFSLETLPMRGLSRSISLDGLKRNLLLPARMLSSIIKANKVLRSFDPHITVGTGGYASAVPVRQSLRNNIPVVLQEQNSYPGMVTRLFAVKAKQIFLTYEDAKKHLKGAETLMTGNPIRHLEKTVNRVDAAHFFGLDPELPTLFILGGSQGARTINRHFVKKASLYLEKIGMQILWQTGKADLEYCRRHISSNPKIKLLPFIKEMDKAYTLADLMVCRAGAMTLTELNHFGLPAILIPLPSAAANHQEFNARSQENAGAARVLLEQNLAEGAFLPLVTEIFTDREKLNTMAQASSALKRPHAAQDICSSIIRIASTCA, encoded by the coding sequence TTGAATTCTAAGTCCAATGACAATCGGATGCGGGTGGTCCTGGCCGGCGGTGGGACTGGTGGTCATATCATCCCAGCTTTGGCAATTGCCGAGGAATTGGACCGATGTGTGACAGACCAAAGTGCCTTCTCCGGAGTTGACCTCCTGTTCTTCGGGAGTGATTACGGTATGGAAAATCAGTTGATCCCAGAAGCTGGGTTTTCATTGGAGACCCTCCCCATGCGCGGATTATCCCGTTCAATTTCATTAGACGGTTTAAAAAGAAACCTGCTGTTGCCGGCTCGTATGCTATCCTCCATTATTAAAGCCAATAAAGTTCTCAGATCATTTGATCCACATATCACGGTTGGCACCGGTGGCTATGCCAGTGCTGTACCGGTTCGACAATCCCTGCGTAATAACATCCCGGTCGTACTCCAGGAGCAGAACAGTTATCCCGGCATGGTAACGCGTCTTTTTGCAGTTAAAGCAAAACAGATTTTCCTCACCTATGAGGATGCCAAGAAGCATCTCAAGGGGGCTGAAACCCTGATGACCGGAAATCCTATTCGCCATCTGGAGAAAACTGTCAACCGGGTGGATGCAGCTCATTTTTTCGGACTTGATCCGGAGTTACCAACTCTATTCATCCTGGGAGGGTCACAGGGCGCCAGAACCATCAACCGGCACTTTGTCAAGAAGGCTTCTCTTTATCTGGAAAAGATCGGGATGCAGATCCTCTGGCAGACCGGCAAAGCAGATCTTGAATATTGCCGGCGCCACATCAGCAGCAACCCCAAGATTAAACTATTGCCTTTTATCAAAGAAATGGACAAAGCTTACACTCTGGCAGATCTCATGGTCTGTCGGGCAGGTGCCATGACCCTCACTGAATTGAATCATTTTGGATTGCCAGCGATCCTGATCCCCTTGCCATCTGCGGCAGCAAATCACCAGGAATTCAATGCCAGAAGCCAGGAAAACGCTGGTGCCGCCCGGGTTCTTCTAGAGCAAAATCTTGCAGAAGGTGCTTTTCTGCCCCTGGTTACAGAGATATTCACTGACCGCGAAAAATTAAACACCATGGCTCAAGCCTCCTCAGCCCTTAAAAGACCCCATGCGGCTCAAGATATCTGCAGCAGCATTATCAGAATAGCGAGTACCTGTGCTTAG
- a CDS encoding FtsW/RodA/SpoVE family cell cycle protein, translated as MRHFHLDKVMFIIVIILFVAGSVVMYSASTSQHPDSAHYLKRHLMNGTIAIMLGIVFSRFPHQYFRPLRYLILAGIYGMLIGVLIYNKMMGIIHPARWLYLGGFSFQVADFVRLGMIIFIADYLHRKQHLLSDLKNSVLPAFILVGSVVALIAVQPDLSSSLMIMMLSLVLFYLGNIQLSHISAFLSVGSISAMLYAWSKPYMWKRIMTFMSDNVDVANEGFQVHHSLMGLAHGGIGGVGLGNSYVKDLFLPEPHTDFVFSILGEEFGFVGSFFFLLLFLLLFLRGLRIARNSTDFFSMLLAIGISFSLFSYAMVNIGVVTGFLPTTGLPLPLISYGGSNLLVTSVMLGILFNISSNNESGKILSSERILNLEF; from the coding sequence GTGAGACATTTCCATCTGGATAAAGTGATGTTTATCATCGTCATCATTCTTTTTGTGGCTGGATCTGTAGTGATGTATTCAGCCTCAACCTCTCAACACCCTGATTCAGCCCACTATTTAAAGCGTCATCTTATGAATGGCACAATTGCTATCATGCTGGGCATTGTATTCTCTCGCTTTCCCCATCAATATTTTCGTCCACTGCGATACCTCATTTTAGCGGGGATCTACGGGATGTTAATCGGTGTCCTGATCTATAATAAAATGATGGGCATCATTCATCCGGCTCGCTGGTTGTATCTGGGCGGATTCAGTTTCCAAGTGGCAGATTTTGTGCGACTGGGTATGATCATCTTCATTGCCGATTATCTTCATCGGAAACAACATCTCTTAAGTGACTTAAAGAACAGTGTGTTACCTGCCTTTATTCTAGTGGGGAGTGTGGTGGCGCTGATCGCGGTTCAACCTGACCTCTCCTCCTCTTTAATGATCATGATGCTGTCCCTGGTGTTGTTTTATCTGGGAAATATCCAGCTCAGTCATATCTCAGCTTTCCTCTCCGTCGGTTCGATCTCAGCCATGCTCTACGCCTGGAGTAAACCCTACATGTGGAAAAGGATCATGACCTTCATGAGTGATAATGTTGATGTAGCCAATGAAGGTTTTCAGGTTCATCATTCTCTCATGGGACTGGCTCATGGTGGGATCGGTGGAGTCGGTCTGGGTAATAGCTATGTCAAGGACCTCTTCCTGCCTGAGCCTCATACTGATTTTGTATTCAGTATCCTGGGTGAGGAGTTTGGCTTTGTGGGTTCTTTCTTTTTTCTGCTCCTGTTCTTGCTGCTCTTCCTGAGAGGTTTGCGGATCGCCAGAAATTCAACAGATTTTTTCAGTATGTTGCTGGCTATCGGGATCAGTTTTTCACTATTTAGCTATGCTATGGTAAATATTGGTGTGGTCACAGGTTTCCTGCCGACTACCGGTTTACCATTGCCCTTGATCTCCTATGGTGGTTCGAATCTTTTGGTGACTTCAGTCATGTTGGGAATCCTGTTTAACATTTCTTCCAATAATGAATCGGGGAAGATCCTTTCCTCAGAAAGGATACTGAATCTTGAATTCTAA
- the murD gene encoding UDP-N-acetylmuramoyl-L-alanine--D-glutamate ligase, whose product MDNNRVKDQQVAILGSQRSAMGAARLLSHFGAKVLLSESNTDQFTAEKRQVMAEIGAEFEFGYHSQDVLDAAFVVVSPGIPENADIIKKIRKQGIPIYSEVEVTSWFIDAPIIAVTGSNGKTTTVNLIHHLLQTAGYDSFLGGNVGIAASEVLMDSLQKAPEKPVFVLEVSSFQLDNIESFAPQVGVLLNLTPDHLDRYPSLDAYYQSKLDLFKNMKHSGKVIINRDDPELARRDILAEHKQFFAVDSLEGGDAMLAEGVLGMMKPSGWCPILPAKILPIPGKHNLSNALAAIAAVMDFIDDPELLAQGLMTFEAVPHRIEYVGKINDIRCYNDSKATNIASTEVAIQSFSQPLWLILGGKDKGGDFTALLPLLEGHVREVLLVGDAVEIIETQIGRSLVTRIVDTLENAIEHCLQQGSPGDVLLLSPACASFDQFDNYEVRGDHFRSLIQAREGWTL is encoded by the coding sequence GTGGATAATAATAGAGTAAAAGATCAGCAGGTAGCCATTCTGGGTAGTCAGCGCTCGGCCATGGGAGCAGCTCGTTTATTGAGTCATTTTGGAGCCAAAGTGCTTCTGAGCGAATCAAACACTGACCAGTTCACTGCTGAAAAACGCCAGGTCATGGCAGAAATTGGGGCTGAATTCGAATTTGGATATCATTCCCAGGATGTTTTGGATGCTGCTTTTGTGGTAGTAAGTCCCGGTATTCCGGAAAACGCCGATATAATTAAAAAGATCCGTAAACAGGGTATCCCAATTTATTCTGAGGTCGAAGTAACCTCCTGGTTTATCGATGCCCCAATTATTGCTGTCACCGGTTCAAATGGAAAAACAACGACAGTCAATCTGATTCATCATCTACTTCAAACTGCTGGATATGATAGTTTTCTGGGTGGCAATGTTGGTATTGCAGCTTCAGAGGTCCTCATGGACAGTTTGCAGAAAGCACCGGAAAAGCCTGTTTTTGTACTCGAAGTAAGCAGTTTCCAATTGGATAATATTGAAAGCTTTGCACCTCAGGTCGGTGTTCTCTTGAACCTGACTCCTGATCATTTAGATCGCTATCCAAGTCTGGATGCATACTACCAGTCCAAATTGGATCTCTTCAAGAACATGAAACACAGCGGTAAGGTAATCATCAACCGTGATGATCCTGAGTTGGCGCGTCGGGATATTTTGGCTGAGCATAAGCAATTTTTTGCTGTAGATAGCCTTGAGGGTGGCGATGCCATGTTGGCTGAAGGTGTCCTGGGTATGATGAAACCAAGTGGTTGGTGTCCCATACTGCCGGCGAAAATATTACCAATTCCTGGTAAGCACAACCTGAGTAACGCTCTGGCAGCAATTGCTGCAGTTATGGATTTCATCGATGATCCAGAGTTACTGGCTCAGGGTTTGATGACCTTCGAGGCAGTCCCCCACCGTATTGAATATGTGGGTAAAATAAATGATATTCGTTGTTATAATGATTCCAAAGCAACCAATATTGCCTCAACTGAGGTGGCTATCCAGAGTTTTTCACAACCGCTTTGGTTGATTCTGGGCGGAAAGGATAAAGGCGGGGATTTCACTGCTCTTCTGCCCTTGCTGGAGGGACATGTCCGAGAAGTGCTGTTGGTTGGTGATGCTGTTGAGATAATTGAAACTCAAATTGGACGTTCGCTGGTAACCCGAATTGTTGACACACTGGAGAACGCAATCGAACATTGTCTGCAACAAGGGTCACCAGGTGATGTACTACTCCTTTCTCCAGCCTGTGCCAGTTTCGATCAATTTGATAATTATGAGGTTCGTGGTGATCATTTCAGATCACTGATCCAAGCCCGGGAAGGCTGGACACTGTGA
- the mraY gene encoding phospho-N-acetylmuramoyl-pentapeptide-transferase has product MLYHLLLPLQEYFSALNVFRYISFRSASAAITAVIFSFIIGPWIIRKLHQMQIGETIRIDGPKSHAAKAGTPTMGGLIIIGAILVPTLLFGRLDNIYIQMMILSVVWMGAVGFIDDYLKAVKKSKQGLIARYKLLGQITLGLFLGTVMMIHPEFAEVRTATTLPFVKDLVIDLRSGWIYIPFVIFVITATSNSVNLSDGLDGLAAGLMGIAALIFAGIAYITGRVDFSQYLNIIYLPSAGELTVFCAALIGASLGFLWFNARPAEVFMGDTGSLALGAALGAVAVMLKKEFLLPFAGGVFILESLSVIIQVRYFKYTKKKYGEGRRLFRMTPIHHHFELKGWDENKIVIRFWILGILFAFLTFTTFKIR; this is encoded by the coding sequence ATGCTATACCATCTGTTGCTACCTCTTCAGGAATATTTCTCAGCATTGAATGTCTTCCGCTATATCTCATTTCGCTCAGCAAGTGCTGCCATCACTGCCGTCATATTCTCCTTTATCATAGGTCCCTGGATCATCCGCAAACTGCATCAAATGCAGATCGGTGAAACTATCCGGATCGACGGACCGAAATCCCACGCAGCCAAGGCGGGCACACCAACCATGGGCGGTCTGATCATTATTGGAGCAATCCTGGTCCCCACACTGCTCTTTGGGCGTCTGGATAACATTTACATCCAGATGATGATCCTGTCAGTGGTCTGGATGGGAGCGGTAGGTTTCATAGATGACTACCTGAAAGCCGTAAAAAAATCAAAACAGGGTCTTATTGCGCGTTACAAGCTATTGGGTCAGATCACACTTGGTCTATTTCTGGGTACCGTCATGATGATCCATCCAGAATTTGCAGAGGTTCGTACGGCTACCACCCTACCCTTCGTCAAGGATCTGGTGATCGATCTTCGATCAGGATGGATCTATATCCCTTTTGTAATTTTTGTGATCACGGCCACTTCAAACTCGGTCAATTTGAGTGATGGCCTGGATGGTCTGGCTGCTGGATTGATGGGAATTGCAGCTCTGATTTTTGCCGGAATTGCCTACATAACCGGCCGAGTCGATTTTAGTCAATATTTAAACATTATCTATCTCCCTAGTGCAGGAGAGCTCACTGTCTTTTGTGCGGCACTCATTGGAGCTTCGCTTGGTTTTCTCTGGTTCAACGCCCGACCTGCAGAGGTCTTTATGGGCGATACCGGGTCGCTAGCTCTGGGAGCCGCACTTGGGGCGGTGGCGGTCATGCTGAAAAAGGAGTTTTTACTCCCTTTTGCCGGAGGGGTCTTCATTTTGGAATCCCTCTCAGTGATCATCCAAGTGCGCTATTTCAAATATACCAAGAAAAAGTATGGAGAGGGTCGTCGCCTATTCCGGATGACTCCTATCCATCATCATTTTGAACTAAAGGGCTGGGATGAGAACAAGATCGTGATCCGTTTTTGGATCCTGGGTATCCTGTTCGCCTTCCTCACCTTCACAACTTTCAAGATCAGGTGA
- the murF gene encoding UDP-N-acetylmuramoyl-tripeptide--D-alanyl-D-alanine ligase, whose protein sequence is MAILHETIMALPGINIKGVFDSPITGVSIDTRSLNAGELFVAFIGAQVDGHDFIPKAISRGASAVMASTTWDGCENWEAPIPLIMTEDPIKTLADLATSHRKRFDVPLIAITGTNGKTSTKNLLAHLLEQRYTVLNTTGNFNNHIGLPMTILNLDESHEIAVIEMGASQSGDIEYLCNIAQPNQGLITNISLAHTEFFHDEDTIQATKGELFKYLCGHGGRSFVNIDDERVVQLAENCPNPIHFGFSMVKERSYQIKGPDAQGCYEILFGKYAAHLPQPGKAIAFNAAAAITIALQNGLRFDQVSTALENYPGESGRMEHALIGGVHFFNDAYNSNPASVTAGFETMAEIITPARKILIFGDMLELGSMSHDLHTAAAEQMLAAGFDQIILVGHEVIATANKLVESDFKTFYHNPDKATTIQYFLDLIAPGDLVYLKGSRGMQLEAFIKAYKEVN, encoded by the coding sequence AGAACTCTTCGTTGCATTTATTGGTGCCCAGGTGGACGGTCATGACTTTATCCCAAAAGCCATTTCCCGTGGCGCTTCAGCCGTTATGGCCTCCACTACCTGGGACGGATGTGAGAACTGGGAAGCTCCCATCCCGCTGATAATGACCGAAGATCCGATCAAAACGCTTGCGGATCTGGCCACATCACACCGGAAACGTTTCGATGTGCCATTGATCGCCATCACAGGAACCAATGGAAAAACTTCCACAAAAAACCTGCTCGCTCACCTTCTTGAACAACGATATACGGTTTTGAACACTACAGGCAACTTCAATAATCACATTGGCTTGCCCATGACAATCCTAAATCTTGATGAATCCCATGAGATTGCTGTAATAGAAATGGGCGCAAGCCAGTCCGGTGATATTGAATATCTCTGCAATATTGCTCAACCGAATCAGGGCCTGATTACCAACATCAGTTTGGCTCATACTGAATTTTTTCATGATGAAGATACGATCCAGGCAACCAAAGGAGAGCTTTTCAAGTATCTCTGTGGCCATGGCGGGCGCTCATTTGTCAATATTGATGATGAGCGGGTGGTTCAGTTGGCAGAAAATTGTCCAAATCCAATTCATTTTGGTTTTTCCATGGTCAAGGAAAGAAGCTATCAGATCAAAGGACCTGATGCGCAGGGTTGTTATGAGATATTATTTGGAAAATATGCTGCTCATTTGCCGCAACCCGGTAAAGCAATCGCTTTTAATGCCGCAGCAGCTATCACCATCGCCCTGCAAAATGGTTTACGCTTTGATCAGGTGAGCACTGCCCTGGAAAACTATCCAGGAGAATCTGGACGGATGGAGCATGCACTCATTGGTGGTGTGCATTTCTTCAATGATGCCTATAATTCCAATCCAGCCAGTGTCACTGCCGGTTTTGAGACCATGGCCGAGATAATTACACCTGCACGAAAGATTTTGATCTTCGGTGATATGCTGGAATTAGGATCCATGAGCCATGATCTGCATACTGCCGCGGCAGAGCAGATGCTGGCGGCCGGTTTTGATCAGATCATATTGGTTGGTCATGAAGTTATCGCCACTGCAAACAAGCTCGTAGAATCAGACTTCAAAACCTTCTATCACAACCCAGACAAAGCAACAACGATCCAATACTTCTTAGATCTAATAGCCCCTGGAGACCTGGTTTACCTGAAGGGATCCAGAGGAATGCAACTGGAAGCTTTTATCAAAGCCTATAAGGAAGTGAACTAA